DNA from Candidatus Ryanbacteria bacterium CG10_big_fil_rev_8_21_14_0_10_43_42:
CGGTAGAGGCTTATATTTCCAAAGGGTATGTTACGTTTTTAACAAAACGCTTCCGTATGGTCTCCCGGTTAACGGAAGGTGTATATCCGGATTATGAGCGCATTATACCGACAAAATTTATTACAGAGGCGCAGGTGAAGCGAGATGATGTGTTAGAAATGCTTCGTCTGTCCAGTGTGTTTATAGGAAAACTTCAGGATGTTGCGTTGTTTGTAGATCCTGCTGGTATTATGCGTGTTGATACGGTAAATGCGGAAGTGGGTGAAAATACATCTCATATTCCGGTAGAGGCTAAAGGAGAAACAATGCAGATAAGTTTTAATCATCGTTATGTTCTTGATGGTCTTACGCAATTACCTGGTGGAGATACGTTTTTTGGCTTTACATCCGCTTCCGGTCCTTTGTTAATGCAGAGTAAGGGGGAGGAGGGAAGGTATAGATATATTGTTATGCCAATGAAGGTTTAATATAAAAGTATCCTGTTCGATATATTATTTTTTTATTGCTTTTATATGAACTCTTACCTATAAATAATACTGATATGTTCCTTAAATAAAGGAGGTAGGTGATGGATATTGAAGAGCGGCTTATTATTGCGGCAGACTACGATCCCGAAAAATCCGGTGGCGTAAAGGATGTTGTCCGTAATGTGCTTAATCTGGCGGATAACCTTGAAGGTCTTGGTGTATACATTAAGGTTAACTCCGCGCTACGAGTGGCGGGGTATTATCTTATAAATAAGTTGCATGATAGGGGTTTGAAAGTATTTGCGGATTTGAAGCTTATCGATATTCCAAATACAATGAAAACCGATGCTTTATTGCTGGCTGATTATTTTCCGGAAATACTCACGGTTATGTGTTGTGCGGGTACTTCCGGTATGCGCGCCGTTCAAAATGTACTTTCGAAAACAAAAGTTCTTGGGGTTACGGTGCTTACAAGTCTTAATGATGAAGAATGTCGCAGTGTGTTTAACTGTTCCGTTAATGATGGAGTGTTGCGATTTGCTCATATGGCGAAGTTAGCCGGCTTAAATGAGCTCGTAATTTCACCCAAGGAAGTTGAGGTTATTAAAAATAACTTCGATTCTGAATTTTGGCTCAATACGCCGGGGATTCGTCCTGAATGGAATTTAGTTGAAGGAGACGATCAGTCACGTTTCCTAACGCCCGTTCAGGCGATTAGAAACGGAGCAACGCGCATTGTTGTTGGACGCCCAATTACTAAAGACAAGAATCCAAGGGAAGCCACAGAACGCACCTTGGAAGAAATAAGGCAGGGATTAAGCGAAAATTAACTCCACTCTAACGAATAAAAACCCTTTGCAAATAATGCATAATTGGGTTTTTTTTATAAAAATGGAAAAAATAGAAATAGGTGTCAGGCACTTTTTGGACAACATACCAATGAACGTTCACTGAACATATCATGGTATGTTTTTTTGTGGGGAAAGAAAAAGCCCAGATGGGGGTGTCTGGGCGGGGCTTGTTATAAGAACTTGTTATTCTTCAGTAAAGACACTAGTTGGATAAGAAGCCACGAGGTTTCATTTGGGTTGCCTTGTGGACCTAGCCATTTATCGTTAATAAAACAGATAAGTCTGCGTGCATAACAATATACTGCGAGTTCTGTTCTATAATCCACCCCTTGTATGTGGGGTATTTCTACAAGTGCGATCTCGTCTGTTGGTAATGTTTCCTTTACTTGATTCCACCGTTTAAAAGAGTAGGGAATTTCCATCGTATCCAGGAAAGTAAATAAATGGGGCGAATAATAGCGTGTTATTGTTTTATGGATGTTGCCTCCACTTATATAGACATTCATTAAGTTCTCCATTTCTTTTCGAGTATCTTTTTACAATATACTAGTATTGGTTTTGTAACACAAATTATTGTTTAACTTTCGAGAGAAGAGCAAGAGCAGTGATTTTAGCGGCGGTTGCTTATGAAAAAAGCGTACCATAAGCATAGTACGCTTTTGTTGTAGAAATCCCTGTTTCATACGGGTAGAAACTCAAGATAGGGACTCTTATTCTGATACTGCGGCATGGAAGAGATCATTAAGCAATCCGATCACGATAGCTTTCTTCGCATAAAGATCAAGACAGGATAATTCCTTCCGAAGTTCCTGGACCCTGTCGGTAAGTTGTATTTCTTCTTTGCGGGGCAGAAGCGCCTTGATCGCTAATGCGGTTATCGCTTCAGGAAGACGGACGGACTCATTACCGACAGTACCAAAATCAGAGCCTTTGCATGATGTACGCGCATCAATATAGGGAGAATGATCAACGTTAGTTCGGGTTGATAGATCGCGTACTTCATAAATACGCGGTTTGTCTTTATTGTCGTTCGGGTTCAAACATACTAGTAGATCAAAATCTATCAGATGTTTCATAGCGTATGCCGGGACGTTTGCTTGGCGGAGGATCTTTTTCGGATTCATTACTACAAAACAATCTCTTTCATATTGCATCGCATGCTTCTTAAGCACAGTTAAGGCGATTTCATACTGTTCCCTACGCTCTGTTGTTCCTTTGCGGTACCCTTGCGGCTGGTTGTCGGGTACGGGAAGGCTTTCAGAACGCCTTTTTTTAACCTCCTTATTGGAATTCCCCCCTTGAGGACCGGTTGCGGGCGCTGAATTCATGATCTCACGCATCTCTTTTATGGCTTGTGTTTTTAACTGACTTATCCTACTTTCTGTCAGATTCAACATTTGTCCAACTTCTTTTTCAGTGCGATCCTCATAAAATAGAAGGGTCAATACTTGTTTGCTTCGATGTGGTAGAAGATCAAGGGTCTTAATCGCCATACGGAGTAATTCCGCCTCCTCTACTGCGGATTCCGGATTATTCGAGTAATCAGGCAACTCGAATTCATAGGATTCCAAGTAATGGTAATGATTCTCTGTATTACCCGGATAGGGAGGCAGTATATCCCCTAAACCTCTTACATCGATATGTGCACGTGCCCTTCTTTTCTGAAATTCCTCCATGGTGAGGCCTAACCGCTCCGCCTCTTCTTCATGAGTTGGAGTGCGATGAAGCTCCTGCTTCAAATTTAAATTATTAGAAGTAATTTCTCTCTCCATCCTACGCGAAGAGCGCGGCGCTATATCAATGGAGCGTAAATGTTTTATCATTTCCCCATTGATTCGCTTCTTTGCATAGTCAGTAAAAGCAACACCATAAGACGGATCATACCGGTCTCTACACTGAAGCAAGCCGACCACACCGCTTTGAAAAAGCTCTTCGATAGAAACAGTATTCCGCCGTAAGGATTTCTGCATATTCTGCGCCATAGTGCGCACCATCGGTAGAAGGGATTCTACATCGATGGGAGCATCGGCAATTTCCCTTTCTTCAGAAGACATAAAACTCATCCCCCATTCTGAATTTATGTTATGTGAAGGTATGTGTGTTAATGAGCACGTGTAGAAACTCTGCGTACGCGACACAGTATCTTTTACGCAACTCACGCAAAGAATTACACGCTTACATTACTGCCCGAACCGAATAAGATTACCTACAAAGGTTATTCGGTTTTCGGACATTGTACGTTATAATCTATCTTTTAGCAATGACCTATCTTATTTATATTCGGCAACACGCACCCCTTACTCAACCTTAAACTTCACTTCTTTTTCTTCCACATTTCCTACATTATCATAGACCTTAATGAGAAGTATCGCGTTTTTCTGATCGGGAGTAAGTGATGAAAAATCAACCGAAAATGATCCTATACCCTTATCAGATCCCATAAATTGTCCATTCAGAAAATAATCCGCCTGCTTAATGGGATACGTTCCTTTTGTAGAGAGTGTTATGGTAAGTGGAAGAGATCGCTGATAAGTGGCTCCATCCTGCGGATGAACTATAATAATATGCGGTTTGTTTTCTTCCGTGTGAACATCATCAAATTCAGTGGGAATATTGTTTGGTTCGCCGGTAATATCGATATTATTTTGTACAGCCCAGGCCTTAACACCTTCTTCCCAGTTTTTATATTGGGCGTCTCGTTCAGGAAACTCCGGAATAGGTCCGCGCGGATCGCTTTTATTCACCCAGTGCAGTATGGAATGAAGTTCCGGTACTACGCGTATTTCGCGGAATTCTTCAGGCGTGGCATCTGTGGCACGTTTTCCGGATACGGTATCAATTTCGTATGTAACACCGCCGCGCCATTCTCCCATAAGAAAGGGTTTTGTTACGTCTTCTCTTTCCGGTGGTACAAAATCTTCCGGCGGCAAGGTTTCAAATACGCGTTCCAGAAAATCATGCCAAATAGGTGCTACGATAAATCCGGCAACTTTTTTCTCCATAGGGGAATTATCGTTGTTTCCCGCCCACACACCGGCTACGATGTTGGGAGTGTATCCTAAGATCCATGCATCACGGAAATCGTTTGTGGTTCCGGTTTTAGCGGCTACAGGACGTGTTGAGAAGTATAATGCCGATTGTGACCCGAATGCGGGTGTGCGCGCGGCATTGTCGGACAATATATCGGTAATACGGCGTGCAATCTGTGTATCAAGAACGGGTCGGGGGGTTGGTTCGTAATCAAAAAGCATATCTCCGTTATTTTGTTCTATATGAAGAATCATGGCGGGTTCATTGCGCACGCCATCATTTGCAAACACGCCGTAAACGGAAGCAAGCTCAAGGAGTTGTACCTCACCGCCCCCTAAAACGAGGGTAAGACCGTATCGATTTTGTCCTTCAAGGGTAGTAATACCGAGTCGGGACGCCGTTTCAAGAGCTTTTTTAATACCTGTGAGGTAAAGAACTTTTACGGCGGGTATGTTTACGGACTGCGCTAATGCTTCCCGAAGTGTCATAGGGCCGTGAAATGTGCCGTCGTAGTTGCCGGGCCGGTAACTTTCTGCTCCTGCGGATGCAAATTCTGTTTGTACGTCAAAAACAATGGTTTCCGGTGTATATCCCTGTTCGAGAGCGGACGCATAGACGATCGGCTTAAAGGCGGAGCCGGGTTGGCGGAGAGCGGTTGTTATATTAAAATTTCCCTCATCTTCACGATTAAAATAATCACGCGATCCAACCATGGCAAGTACTTCACCGGTTTTCGGATCGATCGCTATGATACCGGTATTGGAAGCGCCGAAATCATTATCTATTGTTTCCGCATACTCGGCAATAGTTTCCTCCGCGTGCTGTTGATAATCGATATTAAGCGTTGTTATTACCTGCAAGCCGGTCTTTTTTATAAATTCCTCACCATATAGTTCATGAAGCTGATTGATAACATCCATAACAAAGTGTGGTGCGCGAATGCCGTGTTCAGCAACGGGAAGAAAAGCTATGGTTTCTTCTTTTGCCGAATCACGATCCTCTTCTGTTATATATCCCAGTTCTGCCATACGGTTAAGAACAGTGTTTTTACGTGCCTCTAGTTCGCGAGTATGAGTTCCATAAGGGGAAAAATAGGAGGGTGCCTGTGGAAGAGCCGCTAAATATGCCGCTTCCGCAAGAGTAACGTCTTCGGCGCTTTTGCCGAAGAATATTTGTGAAGCCGCTTCCACGCCATAGGCATTTGATCCGTACGAAATTTCATTTAGGTACATGTTTAAAATTTCATCTTTGGTATTAGTGCGTTCGATTTTGAGCGCAAGTACCGCCTCCTTTAACTTACGGGTAATGGTTTTTTCGGGGGAAAGGAGGGTATTTTTTACCAACTGCTGTGTGATGGTTGATCCGCCCTGAACAAGAATGCGTCCGCGCATAAGGTCCGTTATAAATGCACGAAATATGGAAAAAGGCGATATGCCGTGATGATTGTAAAAGTTGGCATCTTCAATGGCAATTGTTGCGTTTTTAATTTCGCGAGGAATATGGTCAAAATTAATAACAGTGCGCTTTTCTTCATTAAAAATTTCGAATAAAAGCGTCTCTCCGGTGCGATCGAAAATTTTTGTTGATTGAACCACTTCCCGTTCCCGTAATTCGGCGGCACTGGGAATATCAAGGGTGAGAATAAATATGCTTAATCCCGCAATTCCCGCTAAAAACAAAAAAAGACCCAGGACAAAAAGCCCTTTTACCATACGTCCAAATTGTTCCCATTTCCGCTTTTTTGGCATAATGTCAATATATAGGAGTGCGTAGTAGGTAGCAAGAGGTGATAAGTGTGTTGTCTGGATAATATATATAATGCCATGGTACGCTTACAGGTATGAAAGACGATATAAGTAGGCGCATAGACGACCTTCTTGCCCGCGGGGTAGATGAAGTTATAGATAAGGAGCATTTGCGCAACCGGCTTAATGTATCGGCAGGCGGAGGAAAAGCGCTTCGCGTAAAGCTTGGTATTGATCCAACAAGTCCGCATATTCATCTTGGTCGCGCCGTACAACTCCTTAAGTTACGGGATTTTCAGGAGCTAGGGCATCAGATCGTATTTATTGTGGGGGATTTCACCGGTGTTATCGGAGATACGAGCGATAAGGAAGTCGAACGCCCTATGCTTGCAAAAGAAAGTGTTGAGAAGAATATGAAAACATATCTAAAGCAGGTCGGTAGAATACTTGATATGAAGAAGGTAGAGGTGCGGTATAATTCAGAATGGCTTAATAATGTTTCCTACCAGGAGATTACTCGTCAGGCGAATGTTTTTTCACTGCATGATTTTATCGGACGAAAAAATATAAAAGATCGTTTGGATGCGGGTAAGCGTATATCGCTTAGGGAACTTCTTTACCCGCTCATGCAGGGGTATGATTCAGTGGTTATAGAGGCGGATGTGGAAATTGGCGGTACTGATCAGCGATTTAATATACTCGCCGGACGTACTCTTCAGGAAGAATACGGACAAGAACCGCAGGACATTATAACAAGTAATCTTATCCTGGGCCTTGATGGCAGGAAAATGAGCTCCAGTTGGGGTAATACAATTAATATTACGGATGAACCGAATGATATGTACGGAAAAATAATGAGTATGGCGGACGGGCAAATAATCCCCTATTTCGTGCATTGCACGCGCATACCGATGAATACCGTAAAAGCATACGAAGAAGATATGAAGAACGCGACTAATCCGCGGGATATAAAAATGATACTCGCGCGTGAAATTACCGCCTTGTATAACGGAGAAAAAAAGGCAAAAGAGGCGGAAGAATATTTTACATCCGTATTTCAAAAAAAGGAAATTCCAAAAGATATACATTCTGCACATGTCCA
Protein-coding regions in this window:
- the pyrF gene encoding orotidine-5'-phosphate decarboxylase, which translates into the protein MDIEERLIIAADYDPEKSGGVKDVVRNVLNLADNLEGLGVYIKVNSALRVAGYYLINKLHDRGLKVFADLKLIDIPNTMKTDALLLADYFPEILTVMCCAGTSGMRAVQNVLSKTKVLGVTVLTSLNDEECRSVFNCSVNDGVLRFAHMAKLAGLNELVISPKEVEVIKNNFDSEFWLNTPGIRPEWNLVEGDDQSRFLTPVQAIRNGATRIVVGRPITKDKNPREATERTLEEIRQGLSEN
- a CDS encoding penicillin-binding protein, with protein sequence MPKKRKWEQFGRMVKGLFVLGLFLFLAGIAGLSIFILTLDIPSAAELREREVVQSTKIFDRTGETLLFEIFNEEKRTVINFDHIPREIKNATIAIEDANFYNHHGISPFSIFRAFITDLMRGRILVQGGSTITQQLVKNTLLSPEKTITRKLKEAVLALKIERTNTKDEILNMYLNEISYGSNAYGVEAASQIFFGKSAEDVTLAEAAYLAALPQAPSYFSPYGTHTRELEARKNTVLNRMAELGYITEEDRDSAKEETIAFLPVAEHGIRAPHFVMDVINQLHELYGEEFIKKTGLQVITTLNIDYQQHAEETIAEYAETIDNDFGASNTGIIAIDPKTGEVLAMVGSRDYFNREDEGNFNITTALRQPGSAFKPIVYASALEQGYTPETIVFDVQTEFASAGAESYRPGNYDGTFHGPMTLREALAQSVNIPAVKVLYLTGIKKALETASRLGITTLEGQNRYGLTLVLGGGEVQLLELASVYGVFANDGVRNEPAMILHIEQNNGDMLFDYEPTPRPVLDTQIARRITDILSDNAARTPAFGSQSALYFSTRPVAAKTGTTNDFRDAWILGYTPNIVAGVWAGNNDNSPMEKKVAGFIVAPIWHDFLERVFETLPPEDFVPPEREDVTKPFLMGEWRGGVTYEIDTVSGKRATDATPEEFREIRVVPELHSILHWVNKSDPRGPIPEFPERDAQYKNWEEGVKAWAVQNNIDITGEPNNIPTEFDDVHTEENKPHIIIVHPQDGATYQRSLPLTITLSTKGTYPIKQADYFLNGQFMGSDKGIGSFSVDFSSLTPDQKNAILLIKVYDNVGNVEEKEVKFKVE
- a CDS encoding tyrosine--tRNA ligase, which translates into the protein MKDDISRRIDDLLARGVDEVIDKEHLRNRLNVSAGGGKALRVKLGIDPTSPHIHLGRAVQLLKLRDFQELGHQIVFIVGDFTGVIGDTSDKEVERPMLAKESVEKNMKTYLKQVGRILDMKKVEVRYNSEWLNNVSYQEITRQANVFSLHDFIGRKNIKDRLDAGKRISLRELLYPLMQGYDSVVIEADVEIGGTDQRFNILAGRTLQEEYGQEPQDIITSNLILGLDGRKMSSSWGNTINITDEPNDMYGKIMSMADGQIIPYFVHCTRIPMNTVKAYEEDMKNATNPRDIKMILAREITALYNGEKKAKEAEEYFTSVFQKKEIPKDIHSAHVHADESIDVVLFRLKLASSKSDARRLIRQGAVSLDGEKISKPEYMFKSGGILRVGKRHMIKVIYP